ttgagaaaattttgggagatTGAGGAAATGGGTAATGAATTACCTAAAAGTAAAGAGAATGCTATTTGTGAGGAGCATTATGCGCGAACACATAGAAGAGATGAGACAGGAAAATATACTGTGCCGATGCCATTTAAAGAGCATTGGTCATGTCTAGGGAATTCAAAAGATATTGCTCTAAAACGACTCGAATCGCTGTGGACTCGCCTGTCTAGAgaccaaaaatatctgaaactgtaTTCTGATTTTCTAAAGGAGTATGAGGAGTTAGGCCACATGAGCGAGATACAAGATGAAAGTGTTGAACCTGAAGTGACATATTATATGCCTCAAAAAACGACGACTAAAGTACGTACTGTGTTTAATGCGTCCACCTTGACTAGTATTGGAAAATCGCTCAACTCAATTCAGTATAACGGCGGAGTGATTCAAGACGATCTATTTACATTGCTAATTAGATTCAGAaaacatatatttgcatttactgcAGATATTCGTCAGATGTATCGTATGATCAATATAGATGAGAGTCAAAGAAATCtacaaagaattttatggaaagaggGAGCTAATGAGCCCGTTAAAACGTATCAGCTAAATACGGTTACCTACGGAACGGTTAGTGCTCCATATCTAGCCATGAGAACACTTAAGCAAATTTCCATTGACGAGGGAAAAAACTTTCCAAGTGCTGCATCAGTCTTGTGCCATGATTTTTATATGGACGATGTTTTAAGTGGAGCGAGTACATTGGAAGAGACAAAAACTTTGCAACATGAACTTGTTGGCATTCTAAAAACTACCCAGATGTCATTACACAAGTGGTGTGGAAATACGTCCGAGCTTATTCCTGCTACTGAGAAAGAGTATGAGCTCTCATCTACAGATGAAATTAAGACTTTAGGGATTGCCTGGAAGGCTAAAACTGACTGCTTTACCTTTAAAGTAGATTTACAGCATAATGCCCATCCTACCAAAAGGTCGGTCTTATCCATTATCGCCCGACTCTTTGATCCACTTGGGTTACTTGGGCCAGTGATCACGAAGGCAAAAATATTCATGCAACAATTGTGGTTGCTCAAGATCGATTGGGGTGAAATGCTTCCCGAGAAAGAAGCTAGTGAATGGCAAGAGTTTGTAACATCTTTAAGAAACTTAAATGACATTAACATAGAAAGATGTATTGTCATTCCAAACGCGGAAGTGAATGAGCTTCATGGATTCTGTGACGCGTCTGAAAAGGCATATGGCGCTGCAATCTACGCCAGAACAGTCGATTCAGCGGGTGAGGTGAAAGTGAAGCTAATCGCGAGTAAATCTCGTGTGTCACCAATCAAGCAGGTAACTATACCTCGTTTAGAATTATGCAGTGCCGTTCTGCTCACCAAATTGATGCAGAAGgtaaaaaatgccttaaaaatgGATATTACGTCAGTATCGTATTATTCGCACTCTACAATCGTGCTTTCGTGGGTGAGAAAAGAGTCACGAgacttaaaaacatttgttgcgAACAGAGTGGCTACTATTCAAGAATCCACAGAAATGAATCAGTGGCATCACGTTCCTTCCGAACAAAATCCCGCCGACGTCATTTCAAGAGGACTTGATCCAACG
The Argiope bruennichi chromosome 6, qqArgBrue1.1, whole genome shotgun sequence DNA segment above includes these coding regions:
- the LOC129971972 gene encoding uncharacterized protein LOC129971972, whose product is MKKSEIIRLIEESDVYKNDNEVVKDAVDQIIGNKNQKSDQDSEIELERLRLERAKIELQLAQLRATENSTQTSVNVESKTEPEESLDSLLKSDSVFGYIVGGSVSSSVKLNSNYCGLICGAEELNSNLRKFWEIEEMGNELPKSKENAICEEHYARTHRRDETGKYTVPMPFKEHWSCLGNSKDIALKRLESLWTRLSRDQKYLKLYSDFLKEYEELGHMSEIQDESVEPEVTYYMPQKTTTKVRTVFNASTLTSIGKSLNSIQYNGGVIQDDLFTLLIRFRKHIFAFTADIRQMYRMINIDESQRNLQRILWKEGANEPVKTYQLNTVTYGTVSAPYLAMRTLKQISIDEGKNFPSAASVLCHDFYMDDVLSGASTLEETKTLQHELVGILKTTQMSLHKWCGNTSELIPATEKEYELSSTDEIKTLGIAWKAKTDCFTFKVDLQHNAHPTKRSVLSIIARLFDPLGLLGPVITKAKIFMQQLWLLKIDWGEMLPEKEASEWQEFVTSLRNLNDINIERCIVIPNAEVNELHGFCDASEKAYGAAIYARTVDSAGEVKVKLIASKSRVSPIKQVTIPRLELCSAVLLTKLMQKVKNALKMDITSVSYYSHSTIVLSWVRKESRDLKTFVANRVATIQESTEMNQWHHVPSEQNPADVISRGLDPTRMQQSDLWWFGPTFLQELIVNFPGDCDDIHDSLDSSVQNRDVSSEKLYLAKLKNPFINNLRNSSKMSGPLTTKELQLAKLTLVKLVQVAAFNCEIKALEKGENVNKSEAIHLEIVTDLTAEAMIATLKRFFSRRGVSSSICSDN